In the genome of Lathyrus oleraceus cultivar Zhongwan6 chromosome 4, CAAS_Psat_ZW6_1.0, whole genome shotgun sequence, the window ATCATCGCCCTCAGCCATTTCTTCAACCTCAAATTAAGAAAACCTCCCATGATAAATTGTCCGGCGTAAGTACCAGTTATAGTACTACTCTGACCGGCTGCTAACAGCCCGATACCCCATATGTACAATATCGGAAGAACTCCACCTCCATAAGTCTGTTGAAGATACTGTCCTGCGTTTTCAAGGCCGATACTATTTGCCATTTCAGAACCATAAAACCCTTTCGCGAACACGGAAGTTACAAGTATGTTAATACCAAAGGAGACTATCAAGGCAAGTGTAGACTCTATCGAGTAATAGTTAAGCGCTTCTTGAACTCGGCCTTTGTTGGTGTGATCGACTTTACGCGATTGAACAAGGGCGGAATGCAAGAATACATTGTGAGGCATTATAAGACAGCCTACAACTCCAACAGCTTGTTGTATGGTTCTGGAGCTTAGTCTTGGAACTAAAATGCCTACATAGATAAAAATCAGactcaaaatcattttcaaaGCAAGAGGTACAACTAAATCACCAATTTAGTTGTCTTAAACCATTGGTTTAAAAGTAAGCCAATACTAAAAATGCAAACAGAGAACAGCAAAAACCTTACCAACTAAGAGTTCCTCGCCACTTGGCTTTGCCTCACCAAACATCCAAGCGAAAGATAGTGCCATTATGCCAATGAGTACAGCAAAAAAAGCTTCCAATGATCTCACACCATAGTTCTCAAGAAAGAGAAGAATAAAACTGTAACACACAAGGCAACAAAATAAAACAGACATGTCAAAGGTTTATTTGGGACACAACACAATCACACAAAAATCCAACAAAATCAAGTAAAGTAAAAACAACCAAAAGTGAAATCCGTAAACTAAACTCACCAATCAAGAGCAGTAATAACAACACCACCCCAAAGAGGGACAACTCCATTACTAAGAATCCTAATAGCAATAGCACTCCCAATAACCTCTTGTATATCAGAACCAATAAGAGCAAACTCAGCCATAACCCAAAGCACATTCCTAGCCCATCTAGGATACTCCTCCCTACAAAGCTCAGCCAAATGCTTCCCTGTAGCCACACCAAGCCTCGCCGATAAAAGCTGAATCAAAAGCCCCATCGCTGTGGCCCACATAAGAAGCCACAACAAAGAATACCCGGCAATGGCACCAGCTTGAAGGTCTCCTTCTATGTTCCCTGGATCCAAAAAACCTATACTCATCAAAAATCCAGGACCTGTGAATAGCCATAGCTTCTTCCATGAAAATGGCGGCACTTCTGTGCCACAGTGTACTGACTCGTCGATTCCAACCACCACTATCTTTTCTGATGATTGGTATGCTGTTTCTCGTGGCTTTTCATCTTCTTGTACTTTCAGTAACAGTGGTTGTGATTGTTCATGTGAGTTTGGATACATAATGAATATATTTGAATCAACTCTTCAAACATGAACTAGTGGAATGAATTTTGTTTGACAGAGGTTGAAGTGTTTTTAAATTGTATGACATGTGTCAATGTCGCATGACACGTGATAACACGTGATGTTTTGTTAAGAACAAGTATGTTTGTTTGTATATGGAAGGAGAATCTGGTCGGAGGAGTTTGTGAAGTGTGCAGAATAGATACGGGCGTGTGCCGTCGCTAAGTCTGTGCGTGCAGTTGCATGCAATTTGCGACACATCAGCTTCTAATTATCACTGTTGGCATGTTTATATTATTTAAGTTAGAGATAtcaaaaaaataaagaaatattTTGACTAATATTAGTATTAGATTCAATTGACTATTATAATAAATATTTCAATATTGCTTTAGTATCAAGTGGGTTTTATATAGTTGGCATATTTGTTCGAAATATCCAATTGAGAATTTGATATGGATATCATTAAGATCACATTGATATTAAGATTATTGAAATTAAGATAAGATTAAAATttaaaactaaaactaaaataatataattttcGAAGGGATAGCATTTTAAATAATTATCAACTAGGAGGTCATTTATTTTTTCAAtgtattatattattttattacTCAAAATATTAAATTTTAATACAAAACTGTAAGATTTATTTGATTATCTATGTGGATTAAAtttgtatattattatttgtCAAATCAATTTGTAaactttaaattatttatatgaATTTGCACTctaaaatattatatatatatatatatatatatatatatatatatatatatatatatatatatatatatatataatatatataatatatatatatatatatatatatatatatatatatatatatatatatatatatatataatatatatatatatatatatatatatatatatatatatatatatatatatatatatgaaataTTAAAATTCTGTAAGATAATATTAATATAAGCTTTACATTAAGATATATGTTTATATTATTTAAGTTAGAGATaacaaaaaataaatattttttttactaaTATTAGTAATTAGTATTAAATTCAATTACCTAATATAATTGGTATTTCAATGTTGCTTTTGTATGAAGTAGattttataattaatattttaatgtattagattaaaatttaaaattaaaattaaaataatataatagTTTAGAAGGGATTACATTTTAAATAAATATCAGTTGGGATGTCATTTATTTTGCTAgtaaattatattattttattattcaaaatataatttttaatataaaattGTGATATTTGTTTGATTATTTATTTGTGTGAATTAAATTTGTATATTATTAAAAGAGAAAATGGATGGTGCACTCACAGTATAATTTATTTTTATACTGTTAATATATAATAACTATGTATCCCGTTAAATCAGTCTATAAATTTTAAATTACTTATATAATTTTGGActttaaaatattttgattaCATTATCattaaacttttattaaaatTAAGATAATATTAATATAAGCTTTACATTAAAATATATGCTTATATTATTTAAGTTAGAGATAATaattgtcgcacctcgaaaaatgagaaaacgacttaagcgaagcgcaatcgcacgctcgcatgatggactgaacagagtcgccatcgaactttatttattcctaaaaaggaaaggggaaatatcgataaaacccaagaaagaacaACAATaattatggtcgtcgcaaccgATATCAAGGTTCGGGAATCGATTACGCAAGGAaaaagtattagcacccctcacgtccgttatactcaacgggaaccattaggttaattgtgcgcgttagtgttagcttgaaatgttaggcttctcaagttattacaagggaaagaataataggatcaaaagaaaagagaagatgtttttggattttttcgaCAAAAATATTCTTTTACCCAAAACAGATAAGGAGCGGCGTATACCACacatcaaatggatttacaaatcaatattcggaaaaacgtcacttatctcaactcaacaattgtggacgaagcattgctttacatcaccttaagacaagatgtctttcgtttatgaaaatgttttcttgatcaatcgcacggcggcgaaaaaagagtttgattgcTTGAATGTATTTTTTGGCttgaaagacgaatatttatgacttgcaagctcttacaactcGGGTCTAATACTCAggactacgtctggacctttcatccaggtaatctttttctttcaattttattgagaagatggtttgaatatttacaagtgtttttAGAGGAAGACGAATACTTAAGGCTTACAAGTTCTTACAACCTGAGCCTAATATCCGGGATTACGACTGAATATTCtatccagggtaatctttttcttcagattttattgagaaaaaagatttgaatattggagtgttttgaagagaagacgaatacttatggcttgcaaaCTCTTACAACTTGGACCTAATATTCGGaattacgactggatatttcatcccgggtaatctttttcttcaaattttatttaagaaaatggtttaAAGAGATTTGAATTGATAATGGTTGAAAGTTATGAAGATGATTATcgaaaaatgatttgaattttttttgaaattgattAGACGTGTTAGTGAAGTGAAGTGAAAATGGTTAATGGTTTGACTTAAGAAAATGGCTCGACATCGGATCGAACgcttattattattattattattttaaacaTTAGGATCtttttatatttttctttttatgtCTAGTAAAATGAAGTGAGAATATAAGATCAACTTAAGATTAAGCATATGCATATTCCTTTACTAAAAAAGGTTTGATGATAAAATAATTAAATACTCTTTTTGTTCTTTTTaaaagtttaattaaaataacaataacaaaataaaattaaaccaAACTTTTTTAACAtagtttaaaaaaaaatataataaaaactAAATTAACTCTTTTTAAATTTTTATAACATAatctaaaataataaaagaaaataaattaattaactcttttttatgattttgttattattattcttatgtatttttatttaaattttatttaaaagaaaaaataaaagaaaacttCTAAACATCCACtataaaaaaaataagaaaagaatCTCACTATCTTTGTCATCTTTTATTGAGTCTCTTCAATATCTCTCATCATTTAactttaataaaaaaataaaataaatgacaAGTTGTACAAACCAAGTCATGATAACTCATTAAAACACACCAAAACAAAAATACTGTTTTTTATCCAAACAAAAGCTCTCTTTCTCTCTTCCTTGAAATGTGCTCTCTTTCCTCATTCAATTAGAACAAGAGTTATGGAAATCGTgaaaaaaaagaaacaaaaaaaaatcacCTTCATTTTAAAGCCTCTAATCCTCACTCAAAACTGCAAGTCTCCAACATCAAACTCAACCTAAATCTCCCTCTGAATCCGAATCTAAAATCTATTTTCTCAAAGACACAATCATGAGTCCGGATCGGAAACCATGTGTTTGAAAACCAAAACTTAAGTTCATagaaaaacaacaaaacaaacataaACACAAATTCAACATGAACAAAGGTGCAAAGGAAAAAAAAACGAACTTGCAACAAACATTATAAAAAAACGAACAAGAAAGAGCATGATGTTACCAAAATGGAGCGGCAAATTCCGGCACGGCGGTTGCAGTCTCTGGTGCTGCGGTTGATTCTCTGGTATGACGTCTCCCCTGTTTCGTTTTGATTGTTACGTTCTTCTTCTTCAAATTCCTTCTCGTTCTTTAAATATTTTGTGGTTTGAGGGTTTACTTTGATGTATATTCCAATTTTTTTTGCAGTGTCTTATGTTGTGTATTGTGATATAATTGTTTTTTTATCTCTATCAGCTGGGTAAATTTGATTCAGCTAAGGTTTCATTTGTGTATTCTTTGTGATGTGTTTGAACATGGTGATTAAGATTTCTTGTTCTCCCTATAAAAATGTTCAGTTGTCAAAATGTATCAGTGTTCTTGAGTTGTGGTGGCTAGGGTTTGTTATTATGATGACCTCTTTTTGTTGCTATGTTATTGTTGATTTTATAGTGAAGAAACTCTGAATCTGAATAGTTGTAAATTGGTGAATATGGAATGGATGCAGAGGCATCAAAGTTGCCTGCTCTATTTTTGTCATTTTAATGAAACTGCATTGCTGTATTTTTTTCGCACCTTTGAATTTGTCTTGTTGTGACCAAAATTTGCTGTACTTTTCATTACTTTTCTACAGCAGTATTTTCCACTTCCTTCTCTTTGCAAGTTTCTTGGTTATGCTTTAATTGCAATAAACTTGTCCTACTTTTTCTCTTTTGAATTTTGGTTGATTCTTCACATTATTTTGGGTATCAAATGTAACCAAATTTTCGCTTGTTTTGATAGGTTTTATCAAGACCTTAAGTTGAACTTTGGTGATGTTTGGCCTATGTGActtgaaaaatgaagaaaagaGGCTAGAAAACTTGGTTATGATGGTGATTTTTGACAAGTTTGGAAGCAAGCAAAAGAACCAAAGGCATACTTGAATTACTTGAAGATTAACTTAGAAAAATAGTGCTTGGGATATTTGGCTTTCAACTTATGTAATAAGACCAAAAAGTGTGTAACCATTCTAATGTACTATGAGTTcttaatgcaatgttaatgataaaaaaa includes:
- the LOC127074392 gene encoding metal transporter Nramp3, which produces MYPNSHEQSQPLLLKVQEDEKPRETAYQSSEKIVVVGIDESVHCGTEVPPFSWKKLWLFTGPGFLMSIGFLDPGNIEGDLQAGAIAGYSLLWLLMWATAMGLLIQLLSARLGVATGKHLAELCREEYPRWARNVLWVMAEFALIGSDIQEVIGSAIAIRILSNGVVPLWGGVVITALDCFILLFLENYGVRSLEAFFAVLIGIMALSFAWMFGEAKPSGEELLVGILVPRLSSRTIQQAVGVVGCLIMPHNVFLHSALVQSRKVDHTNKGRVQEALNYYSIESTLALIVSFGINILVTSVFAKGFYGSEMANSIGLENAGQYLQQTYGGGVLPILYIWGIGLLAAGQSSTITGTYAGQFIMGGFLNLRLKKWLRAMITRGFAIVPTMMVALWFDTTEDSLDVLNEWLNVLQSVQIPFALIPLLCLVSKEQIMGTFKIGTVLRVISWCVAALVTVINGYLLLEFFSSELNGMMVGAIVSVVTAAYVAFIVYLILRASNSATAKKILSLDS